From Alteromonas sp. RKMC-009, one genomic window encodes:
- a CDS encoding response regulator transcription factor: protein MQTIFIIDDDPRLSQVLARRFATKTEFNVHCFASASEAMHHQQTGVYAILLDMMLQDETGLDFIEQLAARFCPRHLIVMTGYASIPTTVRAIKSGATDYLTKPVSFQTILQRLGVVSAADETESLTPMTPAQAEWEHIQRTLHDHENNISATAKALGMHRRTLQRKLQKMSPGK from the coding sequence ATGCAGACTATCTTTATCATTGACGATGATCCCAGACTTTCACAAGTGCTTGCCAGACGGTTTGCCACCAAAACAGAATTTAACGTACATTGCTTTGCATCGGCCAGTGAAGCCATGCACCACCAGCAAACCGGAGTTTATGCAATTTTACTCGATATGATGCTGCAGGATGAAACCGGACTGGATTTTATTGAACAGCTTGCCGCCCGCTTTTGCCCCCGACACCTGATTGTGATGACAGGATACGCCAGCATTCCTACCACCGTGCGGGCCATAAAAAGCGGTGCCACAGACTACTTAACCAAACCGGTTTCTTTCCAGACCATTTTGCAACGCCTCGGGGTGGTATCAGCCGCGGATGAAACAGAATCACTGACCCCTATGACGCCGGCACAGGCGGAGTGGGAACATATTCAGCGCACTCTGCACGATCACGAAAACAATATTTCCGCTACAGCGAAAGCACTGGGAATGCACCGCCGGACTCTACAAAGAAAACTGCAAAAGATGTCACCGGGTAAATAA